The proteins below come from a single Verrucomicrobiota bacterium genomic window:
- a CDS encoding lipid-A-disaccharide synthase N-terminal domain-containing protein: MTGLFWVGLGLLGQFLFTGRMIVQWLASEKQKRSVVPTAFWWMSLGGSSLLIIYFTWRVDIVGILGQSTGWFIYLRNLWFIYKKP, translated from the coding sequence CTGACCGGCCTCTTTTGGGTTGGCCTCGGACTTCTGGGACAATTTCTCTTCACCGGCCGCATGATCGTGCAATGGCTCGCAAGCGAGAAGCAAAAACGTTCCGTGGTGCCGACAGCCTTCTGGTGGATGAGCCTGGGCGGTTCCTCGCTCCTCATCATCTACTTCACCTGGCGAGTGGACATCGTCGGCATCCTCGGCCAATCCACCGGCTGGTTCATCTACCTGCGCAATCTCTGGTTCATTTACAAAAAACCCTGA